In Paralcaligenes sp. KSB-10, the following are encoded in one genomic region:
- the rlmH gene encoding 23S rRNA (pseudouridine(1915)-N(3))-methyltransferase RlmH: MKLFVIAVGVRMPQWVEAAWQDYSRRLPADCALELREIKPESRTTGKTPAQMMQAEAKRIEAALPLNTLRIALDEHGRDLSTMKLSAELEKWRAGGQDIAFLVGGPDGLDAELKKSCGDLLRLSSLTLPHPMVRVVLAEQLYRAWTIMNHHPYHRA, encoded by the coding sequence ATGAAACTTTTTGTGATTGCCGTCGGAGTGCGCATGCCGCAATGGGTGGAAGCCGCCTGGCAGGATTATTCCAGGCGATTGCCGGCCGATTGCGCCCTCGAACTCAGGGAAATCAAGCCCGAATCGCGCACGACAGGCAAAACCCCGGCGCAGATGATGCAGGCCGAAGCAAAGCGTATCGAGGCGGCCCTGCCCCTTAATACGCTGCGTATCGCTCTTGACGAGCACGGCCGCGACCTCAGCACCATGAAGCTCTCGGCCGAACTCGAAAAGTGGCGCGCCGGCGGCCAGGATATCGCCTTTCTCGTAGGTGGCCCCGATGGCCTGGATGCCGAGCTGAAAAAAAGCTGCGGCGACCTGCTGCGGCTGTCCTCCCTGACACTTCCCCACCCCATGGTACGTGTTGTACTGGCCGAGCAGCTCTATCGAGCCTGGACTATCATGAACCACCATCCCTATCACCGCGCCTGA
- the rsfS gene encoding ribosome silencing factor — protein sequence MDIQKLQRIVIDALEDVKAQDIKIFNTTHVTSLFDRVVIASGTSNRQTRALASSVADRARELKIPVIAYEGEDTGEWVLVDLGDIVVHCMQPSIRQYYNLEEIWGGKPVRIKLLPQSTQPGSVGASYDFDAD from the coding sequence ATGGACATACAAAAACTGCAACGCATCGTCATAGACGCTCTCGAAGACGTCAAGGCGCAAGATATCAAAATCTTCAATACCACCCACGTTACCAGCTTGTTCGACCGGGTGGTCATCGCCAGCGGGACCTCGAACCGGCAAACCCGGGCTCTGGCATCGAGCGTGGCCGATCGCGCCCGCGAACTCAAAATTCCGGTTATCGCCTACGAAGGCGAGGACACCGGAGAATGGGTACTGGTAGACTTGGGCGATATTGTCGTGCATTGCATGCAGCCTTCGATACGCCAGTATTACAACCTCGAAGAGATCTGGGGCGGCAAACCCGTGCGCATCAAACTCCTGCCGCAGTCCACGCAACCCGGCAGCGTTGGCGCGTCGTACGACTTCGACGCGGACTGA
- the nadD gene encoding nicotinate (nicotinamide) nucleotide adenylyltransferase: MALKKIGLLGGSFDPIHLAHIALAEAACQALRLDQLQLIPAADPWQRAPLQATPQQRLALVELAIAGHPRLCVNPAEIERGGKTYTIDTLRQLPAGADYYWILGADQLSNFCSWHEWEEIARLVYLVVAQRPGTSVSVPPELARHLDTLGRRIVELPFEPMPISASDVRRRLAAGLPVRELLDVAVAHYIQRHKLYHPPLS, translated from the coding sequence ATGGCTCTGAAAAAAATCGGCTTGCTGGGCGGAAGTTTCGACCCCATTCATCTGGCGCATATCGCTCTTGCGGAAGCGGCCTGCCAGGCCCTGCGGCTTGATCAGTTGCAGCTCATCCCCGCTGCCGATCCCTGGCAACGCGCACCGCTGCAAGCCACCCCGCAGCAACGCCTGGCCCTTGTCGAACTCGCCATCGCAGGCCACCCTCGTTTATGCGTCAATCCCGCGGAAATCGAGCGCGGCGGAAAAACCTATACCATCGACACCCTCAGGCAACTTCCGGCGGGCGCAGACTATTACTGGATACTGGGAGCCGATCAACTCAGCAATTTTTGCTCATGGCACGAATGGGAAGAGATCGCAAGGCTGGTTTACCTGGTGGTCGCTCAGCGCCCAGGCACGTCCGTCAGTGTCCCGCCGGAGCTTGCCCGGCATCTGGACACTCTGGGCCGGCGCATCGTCGAACTACCCTTCGAACCCATGCCCATATCGGCGTCGGACGTACGCCGGCGCCTGGCCGCCGGCCTGCCGGTGCGGGAATTGCTCGATGTTGCAGTCGCGCACTATATTCAGCGACACAAGCTCTATCATCCCCCTCTTTCATAG
- the hemF gene encoding oxygen-dependent coproporphyrinogen oxidase — protein sequence MVVPISSAYDYFLDLQARIVAALEQADGTAFQADRWVRNEGGGGISRLLEGGPLFERAGVLFSHVKGNTLPPSASAHRSDLAGRPWEAMGVSMVLHPRNPYIPTVHMNVRLFVAPAPKDSNADDAFWFGGGLDLTPYYAFDEDARHFHQTCHAAVAPFGTDKYPAYKKWCDDYFYLKHRNETRGIGGLFFDDLNALGFEKSFALTRSVGDSFLAAYMPIVEKRRHIEYGERQREFQAYRRGRYVEFNLVFDRGTLFGLQSGGRTESILLSMPPLATWRYNWTPQEGTPEAALQDYLKPREWL from the coding sequence ATGGTTGTGCCCATTTCATCCGCCTATGATTATTTTCTCGATCTGCAGGCCCGCATCGTAGCGGCCCTGGAACAGGCGGACGGCACAGCCTTCCAGGCTGATCGCTGGGTCCGCAACGAAGGAGGGGGCGGCATTTCGCGGCTGCTCGAAGGCGGCCCTCTGTTTGAACGCGCCGGGGTCCTGTTCAGCCACGTCAAGGGAAACACCCTGCCGCCTTCCGCCAGCGCACATCGAAGCGATCTGGCAGGCCGTCCCTGGGAAGCCATGGGGGTTTCCATGGTTTTGCATCCGCGTAATCCTTATATTCCGACTGTCCATATGAACGTCCGATTGTTCGTTGCGCCGGCCCCCAAAGACAGCAATGCCGACGACGCCTTCTGGTTTGGCGGCGGCCTGGATTTGACCCCTTACTACGCCTTCGATGAAGATGCCCGGCATTTTCATCAAACCTGCCATGCCGCCGTGGCCCCGTTCGGCACAGACAAATATCCCGCCTACAAAAAATGGTGCGACGACTACTTCTATCTGAAGCACCGCAACGAAACCCGCGGCATAGGCGGCCTGTTTTTCGACGATCTGAACGCCCTGGGCTTTGAAAAAAGCTTTGCCCTGACGCGCTCGGTTGGCGACAGCTTCCTGGCCGCCTACATGCCTATTGTCGAAAAACGGCGCCATATCGAATATGGCGAACGGCAACGTGAGTTCCAGGCCTACCGTCGCGGCCGCTATGTCGAATTCAACCTGGTATTCGACCGGGGAACCCTGTTCGGCCTGCAATCGGGAGGCCGCACCGAATCCATTCTGCTTTCCATGCCGCCGCTAGCCACCTGGCGCTATAACTGGACCCCCCAGGAAGGCACTCCCGAAGCGGCACTGCAGGATTATTTAAAACCACGCGAATGGCTCTGA
- the purD gene encoding phosphoribosylamine--glycine ligase: protein MKLLVIGSGGREHALAWRLAQSPRVHKVYVAPGNGGTARSNRLQNLALTQIDELVAFAKQEGIALTVVGPEAPLAAGVVDAFRAQGLKIFGPTQAAAQLESSKDYAKAFMVRHRIPTAAYQTFTDPAPAKAYIDAQGAPIVVKADGLAAGKGVIVATTVAEAHQAVDMMLGDGSFGAAGARVVIEECLLGEEASFIVMCDGSNVLALATSQDHKRLKDHDQGPNTGGMGAYSPAPIVTPALHNRIMREVILPSIQGMAKDGIPFTGFLYAGLMIGEGSDASRPLKVLEFNCRMGDPETQPIMMRIKSDLLDVFEKAVIGKLDQASIVWDRRTALGVVLAAHNYPGTPRTGDALTQLPDDTEECMVFHAGTQLEDGVIKTSGGRVLCVTALGDSVKRAQAAAYAAIQKTHFDGQQYRTDIGWRALPHGEAPS, encoded by the coding sequence ATGAAACTTCTCGTAATAGGCAGCGGTGGCCGCGAACATGCCCTGGCCTGGCGCTTGGCGCAGTCGCCCCGCGTACATAAAGTGTATGTAGCGCCAGGCAATGGCGGTACGGCCCGAAGCAATCGCCTGCAGAACCTTGCATTGACACAAATCGACGAACTCGTCGCCTTTGCCAAGCAAGAAGGCATAGCCCTGACGGTAGTCGGCCCCGAAGCGCCGCTGGCGGCCGGCGTCGTCGATGCTTTTCGCGCCCAGGGCCTGAAAATTTTCGGTCCCACGCAAGCCGCGGCGCAATTGGAAAGCTCCAAGGACTACGCCAAAGCCTTCATGGTGCGTCACCGTATCCCGACCGCGGCCTATCAAACCTTTACCGACCCGGCTCCGGCCAAGGCTTATATCGATGCCCAAGGAGCGCCCATCGTCGTCAAGGCCGATGGCCTGGCCGCAGGCAAGGGGGTCATTGTCGCCACTACCGTGGCCGAAGCGCACCAGGCCGTCGACATGATGCTGGGCGACGGCTCGTTTGGCGCCGCGGGCGCGCGCGTGGTCATTGAAGAATGCCTGCTTGGCGAAGAAGCGAGCTTTATTGTCATGTGCGACGGCAGCAATGTGCTTGCGCTGGCAACCAGCCAGGACCATAAGCGCCTGAAAGACCACGACCAGGGGCCGAATACGGGCGGCATGGGAGCCTATTCCCCCGCCCCTATCGTCACCCCCGCGCTGCACAACCGCATCATGCGCGAAGTCATCCTCCCCTCCATTCAAGGCATGGCCAAGGACGGCATACCGTTCACAGGGTTCCTGTATGCCGGCCTCATGATCGGCGAGGGCTCCGATGCCAGCCGCCCTCTCAAGGTGCTGGAGTTCAATTGCCGCATGGGCGACCCCGAAACCCAGCCCATCATGATGCGCATCAAAAGCGATCTGCTCGATGTGTTCGAAAAGGCTGTAATCGGCAAACTGGACCAGGCCAGCATTGTCTGGGACCGCCGCACGGCGCTGGGCGTAGTCCTGGCGGCTCATAATTATCCCGGCACGCCGCGCACGGGCGATGCCCTGACGCAACTGCCGGACGACACCGAGGAGTGCATGGTATTTCATGCCGGCACCCAGCTGGAAGACGGGGTCATCAAAACCTCCGGCGGACGCGTCTTGTGCGTGACGGCGCTCGGCGACTCGGTCAAGCGGGCCCAGGCCGCCGCCTACGCGGCAATACAAAAAACTCATTTTGACGGTCAGCAATACCGTACCGATATCGGTTGGCGGGCCTTGCCTCACGGGGAAGCCCCGTCGTAA
- a CDS encoding YebC/PmpR family DNA-binding transcriptional regulator produces MAGHSKWANIQHRKGRQDAKRGKLWTKIIREVTVAARAGGADADANPRLRMAWDKATAANMPKENIQRAIMRGAGGADGANYEEIRYEGYGVGGAAVIVDCMTDNRIRTVAEVRHAFSKHGGNLGQEGSVAFMFKHCGQFLFAPGTSEDQVMEAALEAGAEDIQTDDEGVIEVICPVGDYAAVKSAFESAGLVPEVHGIIMKALSETELDGEDSIKMQKLLDVLEGLDDVQEVYTTAILDESD; encoded by the coding sequence ATGGCCGGACACAGTAAATGGGCGAACATCCAGCACCGCAAGGGTCGCCAAGATGCCAAACGAGGCAAACTCTGGACAAAAATCATCCGTGAAGTCACGGTTGCCGCACGTGCCGGCGGTGCCGATGCCGATGCCAACCCGCGGCTGCGCATGGCCTGGGATAAGGCGACGGCGGCCAATATGCCCAAGGAAAACATACAGCGCGCCATCATGCGGGGCGCCGGTGGCGCCGACGGAGCCAACTACGAAGAGATCCGTTACGAAGGCTATGGGGTGGGCGGAGCCGCGGTCATTGTCGACTGCATGACCGACAACCGCATTCGCACCGTGGCCGAAGTGCGCCATGCTTTTTCGAAACATGGCGGCAATCTGGGCCAGGAAGGTTCGGTTGCCTTCATGTTCAAGCATTGCGGGCAATTCCTCTTCGCTCCCGGCACCTCCGAGGACCAGGTCATGGAAGCAGCGCTCGAAGCCGGTGCCGAAGACATCCAGACCGATGACGAAGGGGTCATCGAAGTCATTTGCCCGGTCGGCGACTATGCGGCAGTCAAGAGCGCTTTCGAATCCGCCGGGCTTGTGCCGGAAGTTCACGGCATTATCATGAAAGCGCTGAGCGAAACCGAGCTGGACGGCGAAGACTCCATCAAAATGCAAAAACTGCTCGATGTTCTGGAAGGGCTGGACGACGTCCAGGAAGTCTATACCACCGCAATTCTCGACGAATCGGACTGA